In a single window of the Gossypium hirsutum isolate 1008001.06 chromosome D02, Gossypium_hirsutum_v2.1, whole genome shotgun sequence genome:
- the LOC107909840 gene encoding meiosis-specific protein ASY1 isoform X1, protein MVVAQKVKEAEITEQDSLLLTRNLLRIAIFNISYIRGLFPENYFNDKSVPALEMKIKKLMPLDAESRRLIDWMEKGVYDALQKKYLKTLLFCICESIDGAMIEEYSFSFSYSNSDIQEVSMNINRTGSKKHGRAFICNSTAEVTPNQMRSSACKMVRTLVQLMRTLDKMPEERTILMKLLYYDDVTPMDYEPPFFRCCTEEEAHNSWIKNPLRMEVGNVNSKHFVLALKVKSVLDPCGDENDDIEDEVSLGVDSVQRDESSDSDTEVGESQEDQFIVAPVDKERSEEDNSAVDEDDTQDPMEDEQQLARVKIWIDNLHLDTVELTDVLSHFPDISVVLTEEIMDKLVKEGVLSRSGKDSYTINKQKKSEYEFTVKEETDGQVQISQKSPKLEDHMYMKALYYALPMKYVSAAKLHKKLDGQVNQTVVRKLINKMTQDGFIEAKGNRRLGKRVIHSNLTEKKLLELKRALNKDPMQDMDCTEPHNKTSHPEMQTTGSNLRDVSTCGVLHSIGSDLTRMRGRSDMNQSEQTISKTRDNGNTPISMAQPIASRESFVPGCENNRVNGNCDEVDTIVCSRSSQDKRGRKASTVCGQGAYPAEHEAPEITSCLKEMEKCNVSA, encoded by the exons ATG GTTGTTGCGCAGAAGGTTAAAGAAGCGGAGATCACCGAGCAAGATTCCCTCCTTCTG ACGAGGAACTTGCTTCGTATTGCTATTTTCAATATTAGCTATATCAGAGGCCTTTTCCCAGAAAATTATTTCAACGATAAATCCGTCCCTGCTTTAG AGATGAAGATCAAGAAGCTAATGCCGTTGGATGCAGAGTCTCGTAGACTGATTGATTGGATGGAGAAAG GTGTATATGATGCATTGCAGAAAAAGTACCTGAAAACATTATTGTTCTGCATATGCGAATCAATAGATGGAGCAATGATTGAGGAATACTCCT TTTCTTTTAGCTATTCCAATTCTGATATCCAAGAGGTTTCGATGAATATTAATCGCACTGGAAGCAAAAAGCATGGCAGAGCATTCATCTGCAACTCCACCGCTGAAGTTACTCCCAATCAAATGAG GAGTTCTGCTTGTAAAATGGTCCGTACTCTGGTTCAATTGATGAGAACTCTCGATAAGATGCCTGAAGAG CGTACTATACTAATGAAACTCCTCTACTATGATGACGTGACG CCAATGGACTATGAGCCTCCATTCTTTAGATGCTGTACGGAAGAAGAAGCTCACAATTCATGGATCAAAAATCCTTTAAGGATGGAAGTTGGAAATGTCAACAGCAAGCACTTTGTGTTAGCTCTCAAG GTGAAAAGTGTGCTTGATCCTTGTGGGGATGAAAATGACGACATTGAAGATGAAGTAAGCCTTGGTGTTGACTCTGTTCAAAGGGATGAATCTTCCGACTCTGATACTGAG GTTGGTGAATCACAAGAAGACCAATTTATTGTGGCTCCAGTAG ATAAGGAACGATCAGAAGAAGACAATAGTGCGGTTGATGAAG ATGATACTCAAGATCCCATGGAAGATGAACAACAGTTGGCAAGGGTGAAGATTTGGATCGATAATCTTCATCTTGACACTGTTGAACTTACTGATGTCCTATCACATTTCCCAGATATCTCAGTG GTTTTGACAGAAG AAATAATGGACAAACTTGTAAAGGAAGGTGTTTTATCAAGAAGTGGAAAAGACAGTTACACCATAAACAAGCAGAag AAATCTGAGTATGAGTTTACGGTTAAAGAAGAAACGGATGGCCAGGTCCAGATTTCTCAGAAATCTCCAAAGCTTGAAGATCACATGTATATGAAG GCTTTGTACTATGCTCTTCCAATGAAATATGTGTCGGCTGCAAAGCTTCATAAGAAGCTGGACGGACAAGTAAATCAGACTGTTGTCCGGAAGCTTATAAATAAGATGACACAGGATGGTTTCATTGAAGCTAAAGGCAACCGTAGGCTAG GCAAGCGTGTCATCCACTCAAATCTGACAGAGAAaaagctattagaactcaagagAGCTTTAAACAAAGACCCAATG CAGGACATGGATTGCACTGAACCTCATAACAAGACCAGTCATCCGGAAATGCAAACAACTG GAAGCAACCTCAGGGATGTGTCTACATGCGGTGTCCTCCACTCCATTGGTTCAGATCTCACACGCATGAGGGGCCGATCTGACATGAACCAAAGTGAACAGACTATCTCAAAGACCAGGGACAACGGAAACACACCCATAAGCATGGCTCAG CCAATAGCTTCAAGAGAGAGCTTTGTCCCAGGATGTGAGAACAACCGAGTGAATGGTAACTGCGATGAGGTAGACACTATTGTTTGTAGTAGATCATCACAAGATAAGCGAGGCAGGAAGGCAAGCACGGTATGCG GTCAAGGAGCCTATCCTGCAGAACATGAAGCGCCAGAAATCACAAGCTGTttgaaagaaatggagaaatGTAACGTCAGTGCCTGA
- the LOC107909840 gene encoding meiosis-specific protein ASY1 isoform X3 produces the protein MVVAQKVKEAEITEQDSLLLTRNLLRIAIFNISYIRGLFPENYFNDKSVPALEMKIKKLMPLDAESRRLIDWMEKGVYDALQKKYLKTLLFCICESIDGAMIEEYSFSFSYSNSDIQEVSMNINRTGSKKHGRAFICNSTAEVTPNQMRSSACKMVRTLVQLMRTLDKMPEERTILMKLLYYDDVTPMDYEPPFFRCCTEEEAHNSWIKNPLRMEVGNVNSKHFVLALKVKSVLDPCGDENDDIEDEVSLGVDSVQRDESSDSDTEVGESQEDQFIVAPVDKERSEEDNSAVDEDDTQDPMEDEQQLARVKIWIDNLHLDTVELTDVLSHFPDISVVLTEEIMDKLVKEGVLSRSGKDSYTINKQKKSEYEFTVKEETDGQVQISQKSPKLEDHMYMKALYYALPMKYVSAAKLHKKLDGQVNQTVVRKLINKMTQDGFIEAKGNRRLGKRVIHSNLTEKKLLELKRALNKDPMQDMDCTEPHNKTSHPEMQTTGSNLRDVSTCGVLHSIGSDLTRMRGRSDMNQSEQTISKTRDNGNTPISMAQPIASRESFVPGCENNRVNGNCDEVDTIVCSRSSQDKRGRKASTVKEPILQNMKRQKSQAV, from the exons ATG GTTGTTGCGCAGAAGGTTAAAGAAGCGGAGATCACCGAGCAAGATTCCCTCCTTCTG ACGAGGAACTTGCTTCGTATTGCTATTTTCAATATTAGCTATATCAGAGGCCTTTTCCCAGAAAATTATTTCAACGATAAATCCGTCCCTGCTTTAG AGATGAAGATCAAGAAGCTAATGCCGTTGGATGCAGAGTCTCGTAGACTGATTGATTGGATGGAGAAAG GTGTATATGATGCATTGCAGAAAAAGTACCTGAAAACATTATTGTTCTGCATATGCGAATCAATAGATGGAGCAATGATTGAGGAATACTCCT TTTCTTTTAGCTATTCCAATTCTGATATCCAAGAGGTTTCGATGAATATTAATCGCACTGGAAGCAAAAAGCATGGCAGAGCATTCATCTGCAACTCCACCGCTGAAGTTACTCCCAATCAAATGAG GAGTTCTGCTTGTAAAATGGTCCGTACTCTGGTTCAATTGATGAGAACTCTCGATAAGATGCCTGAAGAG CGTACTATACTAATGAAACTCCTCTACTATGATGACGTGACG CCAATGGACTATGAGCCTCCATTCTTTAGATGCTGTACGGAAGAAGAAGCTCACAATTCATGGATCAAAAATCCTTTAAGGATGGAAGTTGGAAATGTCAACAGCAAGCACTTTGTGTTAGCTCTCAAG GTGAAAAGTGTGCTTGATCCTTGTGGGGATGAAAATGACGACATTGAAGATGAAGTAAGCCTTGGTGTTGACTCTGTTCAAAGGGATGAATCTTCCGACTCTGATACTGAG GTTGGTGAATCACAAGAAGACCAATTTATTGTGGCTCCAGTAG ATAAGGAACGATCAGAAGAAGACAATAGTGCGGTTGATGAAG ATGATACTCAAGATCCCATGGAAGATGAACAACAGTTGGCAAGGGTGAAGATTTGGATCGATAATCTTCATCTTGACACTGTTGAACTTACTGATGTCCTATCACATTTCCCAGATATCTCAGTG GTTTTGACAGAAG AAATAATGGACAAACTTGTAAAGGAAGGTGTTTTATCAAGAAGTGGAAAAGACAGTTACACCATAAACAAGCAGAag AAATCTGAGTATGAGTTTACGGTTAAAGAAGAAACGGATGGCCAGGTCCAGATTTCTCAGAAATCTCCAAAGCTTGAAGATCACATGTATATGAAG GCTTTGTACTATGCTCTTCCAATGAAATATGTGTCGGCTGCAAAGCTTCATAAGAAGCTGGACGGACAAGTAAATCAGACTGTTGTCCGGAAGCTTATAAATAAGATGACACAGGATGGTTTCATTGAAGCTAAAGGCAACCGTAGGCTAG GCAAGCGTGTCATCCACTCAAATCTGACAGAGAAaaagctattagaactcaagagAGCTTTAAACAAAGACCCAATG CAGGACATGGATTGCACTGAACCTCATAACAAGACCAGTCATCCGGAAATGCAAACAACTG GAAGCAACCTCAGGGATGTGTCTACATGCGGTGTCCTCCACTCCATTGGTTCAGATCTCACACGCATGAGGGGCCGATCTGACATGAACCAAAGTGAACAGACTATCTCAAAGACCAGGGACAACGGAAACACACCCATAAGCATGGCTCAG CCAATAGCTTCAAGAGAGAGCTTTGTCCCAGGATGTGAGAACAACCGAGTGAATGGTAACTGCGATGAGGTAGACACTATTGTTTGTAGTAGATCATCACAAGATAAGCGAGGCAGGAAGGCAAGCACG GTCAAGGAGCCTATCCTGCAGAACATGAAGCGCCAGAAATCACAAGCTGTttga
- the LOC107909840 gene encoding meiosis-specific protein ASY1 isoform X4 — MVVAQKVKEAEITEQDSLLLTRNLLRIAIFNISYIRGLFPENYFNDKSVPALEMKIKKLMPLDAESRRLIDWMEKGVYDALQKKYLKTLLFCICESIDGAMIEEYSFSFSYSNSDIQEVSMNINRTGSKKHGRAFICNSTAEVTPNQMRSSACKMVRTLVQLMRTLDKMPEERTILMKLLYYDDVTPMDYEPPFFRCCTEEEAHNSWIKNPLRMEVGNVNSKHFVLALKVKSVLDPCGDENDDIEDEVSLGVDSVQRDESSDSDTEVGESQEDQFIVAPVDKERSEEDNSAVDEDDTQDPMEDEQQLARVKIWIDNLHLDTVELTDVLSHFPDISVVLTEEIMDKLVKEGVLSRSGKDSYTINKQKKSEYEFTVKEETDGQVQISQKSPKLEDHMYMKALYYALPMKYVSAAKLHKKLDGQVNQTVVRKLINKMTQDGFIEAKGNRRLGKRVIHSNLTEKKLLELKRALNKDPMDMDCTEPHNKTSHPEMQTTGSNLRDVSTCGVLHSIGSDLTRMRGRSDMNQSEQTISKTRDNGNTPISMAQPIASRESFVPGCENNRVNGNCDEVDTIVCSRSSQDKRGRKASTVKEPILQNMKRQKSQAV, encoded by the exons ATG GTTGTTGCGCAGAAGGTTAAAGAAGCGGAGATCACCGAGCAAGATTCCCTCCTTCTG ACGAGGAACTTGCTTCGTATTGCTATTTTCAATATTAGCTATATCAGAGGCCTTTTCCCAGAAAATTATTTCAACGATAAATCCGTCCCTGCTTTAG AGATGAAGATCAAGAAGCTAATGCCGTTGGATGCAGAGTCTCGTAGACTGATTGATTGGATGGAGAAAG GTGTATATGATGCATTGCAGAAAAAGTACCTGAAAACATTATTGTTCTGCATATGCGAATCAATAGATGGAGCAATGATTGAGGAATACTCCT TTTCTTTTAGCTATTCCAATTCTGATATCCAAGAGGTTTCGATGAATATTAATCGCACTGGAAGCAAAAAGCATGGCAGAGCATTCATCTGCAACTCCACCGCTGAAGTTACTCCCAATCAAATGAG GAGTTCTGCTTGTAAAATGGTCCGTACTCTGGTTCAATTGATGAGAACTCTCGATAAGATGCCTGAAGAG CGTACTATACTAATGAAACTCCTCTACTATGATGACGTGACG CCAATGGACTATGAGCCTCCATTCTTTAGATGCTGTACGGAAGAAGAAGCTCACAATTCATGGATCAAAAATCCTTTAAGGATGGAAGTTGGAAATGTCAACAGCAAGCACTTTGTGTTAGCTCTCAAG GTGAAAAGTGTGCTTGATCCTTGTGGGGATGAAAATGACGACATTGAAGATGAAGTAAGCCTTGGTGTTGACTCTGTTCAAAGGGATGAATCTTCCGACTCTGATACTGAG GTTGGTGAATCACAAGAAGACCAATTTATTGTGGCTCCAGTAG ATAAGGAACGATCAGAAGAAGACAATAGTGCGGTTGATGAAG ATGATACTCAAGATCCCATGGAAGATGAACAACAGTTGGCAAGGGTGAAGATTTGGATCGATAATCTTCATCTTGACACTGTTGAACTTACTGATGTCCTATCACATTTCCCAGATATCTCAGTG GTTTTGACAGAAG AAATAATGGACAAACTTGTAAAGGAAGGTGTTTTATCAAGAAGTGGAAAAGACAGTTACACCATAAACAAGCAGAag AAATCTGAGTATGAGTTTACGGTTAAAGAAGAAACGGATGGCCAGGTCCAGATTTCTCAGAAATCTCCAAAGCTTGAAGATCACATGTATATGAAG GCTTTGTACTATGCTCTTCCAATGAAATATGTGTCGGCTGCAAAGCTTCATAAGAAGCTGGACGGACAAGTAAATCAGACTGTTGTCCGGAAGCTTATAAATAAGATGACACAGGATGGTTTCATTGAAGCTAAAGGCAACCGTAGGCTAG GCAAGCGTGTCATCCACTCAAATCTGACAGAGAAaaagctattagaactcaagagAGCTTTAAACAAAGACCCAATG GACATGGATTGCACTGAACCTCATAACAAGACCAGTCATCCGGAAATGCAAACAACTG GAAGCAACCTCAGGGATGTGTCTACATGCGGTGTCCTCCACTCCATTGGTTCAGATCTCACACGCATGAGGGGCCGATCTGACATGAACCAAAGTGAACAGACTATCTCAAAGACCAGGGACAACGGAAACACACCCATAAGCATGGCTCAG CCAATAGCTTCAAGAGAGAGCTTTGTCCCAGGATGTGAGAACAACCGAGTGAATGGTAACTGCGATGAGGTAGACACTATTGTTTGTAGTAGATCATCACAAGATAAGCGAGGCAGGAAGGCAAGCACG GTCAAGGAGCCTATCCTGCAGAACATGAAGCGCCAGAAATCACAAGCTGTttga
- the LOC107909840 gene encoding meiosis-specific protein ASY1 isoform X2 — MVVAQKVKEAEITEQDSLLLTRNLLRIAIFNISYIRGLFPENYFNDKSVPALEMKIKKLMPLDAESRRLIDWMEKGVYDALQKKYLKTLLFCICESIDGAMIEEYSFSFSYSNSDIQEVSMNINRTGSKKHGRAFICNSTAEVTPNQMRSSACKMVRTLVQLMRTLDKMPEERTILMKLLYYDDVTPMDYEPPFFRCCTEEEAHNSWIKNPLRMEVGNVNSKHFVLALKVKSVLDPCGDENDDIEDEVSLGVDSVQRDESSDSDTEVGESQEDQFIVAPVDKERSEEDNSAVDEDDTQDPMEDEQQLARVKIWIDNLHLDTVELTDVLSHFPDISVVLTEEIMDKLVKEGVLSRSGKDSYTINKQKKSEYEFTVKEETDGQVQISQKSPKLEDHMYMKALYYALPMKYVSAAKLHKKLDGQVNQTVVRKLINKMTQDGFIEAKGNRRLGKRVIHSNLTEKKLLELKRALNKDPMDMDCTEPHNKTSHPEMQTTGSNLRDVSTCGVLHSIGSDLTRMRGRSDMNQSEQTISKTRDNGNTPISMAQPIASRESFVPGCENNRVNGNCDEVDTIVCSRSSQDKRGRKASTVCGQGAYPAEHEAPEITSCLKEMEKCNVSA, encoded by the exons ATG GTTGTTGCGCAGAAGGTTAAAGAAGCGGAGATCACCGAGCAAGATTCCCTCCTTCTG ACGAGGAACTTGCTTCGTATTGCTATTTTCAATATTAGCTATATCAGAGGCCTTTTCCCAGAAAATTATTTCAACGATAAATCCGTCCCTGCTTTAG AGATGAAGATCAAGAAGCTAATGCCGTTGGATGCAGAGTCTCGTAGACTGATTGATTGGATGGAGAAAG GTGTATATGATGCATTGCAGAAAAAGTACCTGAAAACATTATTGTTCTGCATATGCGAATCAATAGATGGAGCAATGATTGAGGAATACTCCT TTTCTTTTAGCTATTCCAATTCTGATATCCAAGAGGTTTCGATGAATATTAATCGCACTGGAAGCAAAAAGCATGGCAGAGCATTCATCTGCAACTCCACCGCTGAAGTTACTCCCAATCAAATGAG GAGTTCTGCTTGTAAAATGGTCCGTACTCTGGTTCAATTGATGAGAACTCTCGATAAGATGCCTGAAGAG CGTACTATACTAATGAAACTCCTCTACTATGATGACGTGACG CCAATGGACTATGAGCCTCCATTCTTTAGATGCTGTACGGAAGAAGAAGCTCACAATTCATGGATCAAAAATCCTTTAAGGATGGAAGTTGGAAATGTCAACAGCAAGCACTTTGTGTTAGCTCTCAAG GTGAAAAGTGTGCTTGATCCTTGTGGGGATGAAAATGACGACATTGAAGATGAAGTAAGCCTTGGTGTTGACTCTGTTCAAAGGGATGAATCTTCCGACTCTGATACTGAG GTTGGTGAATCACAAGAAGACCAATTTATTGTGGCTCCAGTAG ATAAGGAACGATCAGAAGAAGACAATAGTGCGGTTGATGAAG ATGATACTCAAGATCCCATGGAAGATGAACAACAGTTGGCAAGGGTGAAGATTTGGATCGATAATCTTCATCTTGACACTGTTGAACTTACTGATGTCCTATCACATTTCCCAGATATCTCAGTG GTTTTGACAGAAG AAATAATGGACAAACTTGTAAAGGAAGGTGTTTTATCAAGAAGTGGAAAAGACAGTTACACCATAAACAAGCAGAag AAATCTGAGTATGAGTTTACGGTTAAAGAAGAAACGGATGGCCAGGTCCAGATTTCTCAGAAATCTCCAAAGCTTGAAGATCACATGTATATGAAG GCTTTGTACTATGCTCTTCCAATGAAATATGTGTCGGCTGCAAAGCTTCATAAGAAGCTGGACGGACAAGTAAATCAGACTGTTGTCCGGAAGCTTATAAATAAGATGACACAGGATGGTTTCATTGAAGCTAAAGGCAACCGTAGGCTAG GCAAGCGTGTCATCCACTCAAATCTGACAGAGAAaaagctattagaactcaagagAGCTTTAAACAAAGACCCAATG GACATGGATTGCACTGAACCTCATAACAAGACCAGTCATCCGGAAATGCAAACAACTG GAAGCAACCTCAGGGATGTGTCTACATGCGGTGTCCTCCACTCCATTGGTTCAGATCTCACACGCATGAGGGGCCGATCTGACATGAACCAAAGTGAACAGACTATCTCAAAGACCAGGGACAACGGAAACACACCCATAAGCATGGCTCAG CCAATAGCTTCAAGAGAGAGCTTTGTCCCAGGATGTGAGAACAACCGAGTGAATGGTAACTGCGATGAGGTAGACACTATTGTTTGTAGTAGATCATCACAAGATAAGCGAGGCAGGAAGGCAAGCACGGTATGCG GTCAAGGAGCCTATCCTGCAGAACATGAAGCGCCAGAAATCACAAGCTGTttgaaagaaatggagaaatGTAACGTCAGTGCCTGA